In one Zymoseptoria tritici IPO323 chromosome 10, whole genome shotgun sequence genomic region, the following are encoded:
- a CDS encoding putative Het-C2 heterokaryon incompatibility ([Domain]GLTP (PF08718)Glycolipid transfer protein (GLTP) is a cytosolic protein that catalyses the intermembrane transfer of glycolipids such as glycosphingolipids, glyceroglycolipids, and possibly glucosylceramides, but not of phospholipids.[Function] putative role in plycosphingolipid and sphingolipid metabolism and regulation of cellular stress responses. ...) has protein sequence MAQAYKPGSTYFEDRKSFNDVSIGSDDSIPTTAFLEAAEALTGLFDVLGSAAFKPVKNDMAGNITKIRNRQLESPIESETLQDLVRNELKTKKHTATEGLLWLVRGLDFTAQSLRQNFARPDEELSQSFRDAYGQTLKKHHSFIIKPIFSAAMSATPYRRDFYAKLGDDQPKVNKELDAWLVGLEKNVAILNKFLASPEAKW, from the exons ATGGCCCAAGCCTACAAACCCGGCTCGACCTACTTCGAAGACCGCAAATCCTTCAACGACGTCTCCATCGGCTCGGACGACTCGATCCCCACAACCGCCTTCCTCGAAGCCGCCGAAGCTCTAACCGGACTCTTCGATGTGCTCGGCAGCGCGGCCTTTAAACCCGTGAAAAATGACATGGCGGGAAACATCACCAAGATTAGGAATCGCCAATTGGAGAGTCCGATTGAGTCGGAGACGCTGCAGGATTTGGTGAGGAATGagttgaagacgaagaagcacACTGCTACGGAGGGGTTGTTGTGGTTGGTGAG AGGCCTCGACTTCACCGCCCAATCCCTCCGCCAAAACTTCGCTCGTCCCGACGAAGAGCTTTCCCAATCCTTCCGAGACGCCTACGGCCAGACGCTGAAAAAGCACCACTCCTTCATCATCAAgcccatcttctccgccgccatgTCCGCCACTCCATACCGGAGGGACTTCTACGCGAAATTGGGAGACGACCAGCCGAAGGTGAACAAGGAGCTGGATGCGTGGTTGGTGGGATTGGAGAAAAATGTGGCGATTCTGAACAAGTTTTTGGCGAGTCCGGAGGCGAAGTGGTAG